One Brevinematales bacterium genomic window carries:
- a CDS encoding prepilin peptidase: protein MSFEWVDYFRYGVLAVFSFACIFTDLRSRQIYNTITLPVLVFAMLSAVFTGRQGGIFLSVYGALLGAVLFLPGTLLGKTGAGDLKLSAALGALLGWKLLLTALTGAGIITLIIIIIVKIRGNKNRPQEFPLGVILSAAAFAAGLISFYGFNPDRYF, encoded by the coding sequence ATGAGTTTCGAATGGGTGGATTATTTTCGGTACGGCGTATTGGCTGTTTTCAGCTTTGCGTGCATATTCACCGACCTCCGGTCGCGGCAGATCTATAATACTATCACCCTTCCCGTGCTCGTTTTCGCGATGCTGTCGGCGGTATTTACCGGCCGTCAGGGCGGGATATTCTTATCGGTCTACGGCGCTCTCCTCGGCGCGGTTCTGTTCCTGCCGGGGACGCTCCTCGGAAAGACCGGCGCGGGCGACCTCAAGCTCTCGGCGGCGCTCGGCGCTCTCCTCGGATGGAAACTCCTCCTGACCGCATTGACCGGCGCCGGTATCATTACCCTCATCATTATAATTATCGTAAAAATACGCGGCAATAAAAACCGTCCGCAGGAATTCCCGTTGGGAGTCATCCTGTCGGCGGCGGCGTTCGCGGCGGGGCTGATCAGCTTCTATGGGTTCAACCCCGACCGGTATTTTTAA